A stretch of Triticum aestivum cultivar Chinese Spring chromosome 1D, IWGSC CS RefSeq v2.1, whole genome shotgun sequence DNA encodes these proteins:
- the LOC123163750 gene encoding probable O-methyltransferase 2 yields the protein MLKLVLHFWSDEDCIKILAQCKKAIPSREMGGKVIIIDIVLGSSLETITETELLMDMLMFICTRGRQRDEKEWSTIFTKAGFSNYKIVKKLGHRGVIEVYP from the exons ATGCTCAag CTTGTTCTACACTTCTGGAGCGACGAGGATTGCATCAAGATCCTCGCTCAATGCAAGAAGGCCATACCTTCCCGAGAAATGGGAGGAAAAGTGATCATCATAGACATAGTGCTTGGATCTTCTCTAGAGACAATAACTGAAACCGAACTGCTGATGGACATGCTGATGTTCATATGTACCAGAGGACGGCAACGGGATGAAAAGGAGTGGAGCACGATCTTTACGAAAGCAGGGTTTAGCAACTATAAGATTGTCAAGAAACTTGGCCATCGAGGTGTCATCGAGGTCTATCCATAA